The Primulina huaijiensis isolate GDHJ02 chromosome 6, ASM1229523v2, whole genome shotgun sequence genomic sequence TGGTctctgttatttttattttatcttgtgAACTTTTAAGCTAGATAATGATATTTCacttaattttttgttttgtaaaatttagtatgaaattttattatattttttaatatttttgttattaaaaaatatttgtcatGGATATATTATGATAAGAgtttcgtctcataaaattgactaataacatgatattatatgagtttttgtgtcaGATAATTTTGTTTTACAAATAGTTATAATTAATGTTTGAGATTTTTGTGGAATTGATTGACATATAATCTATTATAGACAgagtactaaattttttttcattttagttaGTTCtgattttagttaatttattttcaatcaatagattttaaaataaataaatattattgtacTTGTTAAAgtaatattatgttttatagtcaaaattttgaattgtgaatAAACATCCAACACTACACTGCGTTCGTTGTCATTCCGTTGAAGAatctatttaaattttatttaaatttgttaatatcatttttaaaaaaaaaattagtttcgCCTCTCCGAAAAAAATCTAGACCAATCCTCAGGGGTGTTAAGAAATCAGCCTACACCGAACCGAACCAATCGCTTTGTTTATATCGATTTTCAGTCGGTCACGGTTTGGATTGACATTAAAATAATCCAAACTGAAAAAATTGATTTGGTTCAAGTTTTGGatgaaaataaatcaaaccAAACCAATCCAAATCTGGCAcactaatataaaaaattatgtcatcattatttttttattttgtgtgattttttttaatatataaatatattgtttgaTTTTTAGCCTTTATTATATTATCAGTGAGCGTTGCAACAATACaattatattgagattgattgattatatattttatcccaaataaacataaacacatctataaaatttattttttaataaatttgtgacttgtttaataatttttatttattatattttacttataatatattaataattttattttatgattaaatccAATGTTCATTCAACTTCTATCCACCGTTCATTGCTAATTTTTTGAATTGCAATATTATATGTATTAATTCATTATAAAACTCGAAATTTAAATTGAATCGTCAAAATCAGAACAATCCGAAATTAATGGGTGGGTTGATTACAAAGAATTCATGGTTTGGTagctttaaaattttataaaactaaTATAATATGGTTTGGttcgaattttatataaaatcgaATTAAAATATAGTTAAACAACCCTTACCCGCCACACGAAAAACGAGTTGATGAATAATCTGTGTGTGTAGGACCATATACATAAAggcttataaaaataaaaaatattatatataggaTCTAATATTGTTGTGTTCCCAAATTTTGACTAAAGTATcacaataaatataatttaaaaatagagaTCTAGAGGATAGTCGTGATCTCACTTTCTCTCCTCTTGTAAGATTGAGTTGTCTGATGTAATCAAAGAATTATGTAAATAGTTAAAcaataattatgttatttttatttttcaatttattatttcGTCTCACGAATCAAGTTGCGTCTCTTTCATCGTTTCATATCACGAGTCAAACGGATGTCTAAAATACTTATTTGACAAGATTTTGAACCGAACCGAACTGAAACCCTTTAATTGGAATACTATCAATTAGAATTTCTCCTTACCAAAGTCAAGAATTTAAtgttgatttttatgcattaaattttaatttaatcaaaataaaaacagCAGCCCCcgtcaaaataataataataaaaaaaaggaaataattTGGACATCTGAACACGTCGCGATCCAGACTTTGTTCGGTGGCTCACGTTTGATCGATGTCTTGATTACGTGATGATGGCTATCATTTATAAAAGCAAATTTCATCGAAATTTGAGTCCAAATAAGACCACtctgaaattaaataattatattgcaTCAAGTGATTtactcaaattattattattataaaaaaaatatatgaaatctaTGTCAAAGTTATAAtccaaatatatcataatacTAATCAAAGCCAAAACCATCttagaaataataaatagacattaataatcaaatttagaatATCATGATCGAAACCAAAAACTTATCTGATACTATTGTAtttgtataaattaaattaaagctTTACCTTTtaatctaaaattaaaatttgtaacTTTAATATATTACCAAATGATTCAGAGTGAGTTTCGATACTTAATCTGTAACTTagaaaaatacttaattaagtccagttttatttaattgatcacTAAAAGTGACGTGCACTAATTACTCTAAAATTATGAGTTTGGTGGATGTATATGGGAAGCTTCCTCGTGTTGATGGAatcaatgttattttttattattatcattatgcgTTTGGTGGATGTATCTGCGAAGGTTCCTCGTATTGACGGAATCAATTGTtgttgtttgtttttgtttttaaaattttttttattttaaagtaacaTTGATTTAAACTTTCTATGTTGACTGAACCCGTCTAACTAGTCGATGTATCACTTTATTAGTCGATCGTCACTTGTGCTTGATATTTAGCTATATGTGAGTTTTGAGAAGTTCTCTAATTTTTTTGGATTGAAGTACCATCCCTCTATGTTGACTGAACCCGTCTAAGTAGTCGATATGTCGTTTCATTAGCCGATCGTATTGTGTGCTTGATATTTAGTCATATGTGAGGTTTGATAAGTTCTCTAATTTCTAGGATTGAAGTACCATCCAAACCAAAGTCATCATCGATTTTGTGAAACaattgcaaaaaataaaaataggacAATAATTCTTCAATCCCGTGTTATAAAGGAGTCCCGATCGGGCCCCATAAtctcaataatatatataagcAATAATACAACTACTATGTATATGCGTGAAGGGCgtgcattttatatttttgtttgcgCTCGACTTTATTCTCCGTATCACTATTACATATCAATGGAATATATATTAAATGTCGATTTTAGTTATCTATATATCCGTGTcttgacaattttttttatttgtttcgtTAAATCAATTATAgttttgtaattgtttttttatatcaattttatttatttatttttcaaaatcatgTAGATGaccaatattattattaaatttatgtaagtatgtagttaaaaaaatttatcgagATATGAACATATGTTTGACAATATCTTTATAAATGATAACAATTATATTAGTCATATATTTACATGATTTTGACGAAAAAAACTAGaattaataattcaaaaatagttacatgattataattgatttaataaaatataatgattaattaatatcACAAACTAATAGATTTAAGACTAAAATTAACATTTTGTCTATATGTAATATAGCTAGCGTATcaattgaaatttgtgtggttTAAAATATAAGATTAAATTGAGTATTGGACTATaagttattaattatatttttaatatgtacTTAAATATTGTAGAAATGGGTTATGATTTttcacattcttgagttaattgaagactttTGGCCCTTCATATTttagaattaattaatattacacgactcttggtgtgcattttgaggcatataaatagtgtgttcatttcctcatttcaaatacatgaaaatgatttttacaaaaactcaagatctcgttcaagcattctcttgcatttcatattgttaacTTTCCATTTGGTCTCCGTTAAATTTTGTCAATAAAGTGAATGTACGTTTTCTGTTAGCCGTAGTAGTGCATCGTGCTAAGTCAcagctggttgttccgttgtatcatAAGAAACAAACATCTAAgacgatcctcgaagcacatacaggAGGAGACAAATCTGTTTTAAAGACACTGTACTTCGTACAGGTCTCGGTTTGGTTAACTTTAAACTTTGCTCTATTATGTTTTCTTCACCATTTATTTTAATGGTTTTTTACGAAAGTTTACTGTACTTTATCGTTCGATATATTGTGCaacattttataataaaaaataactaaTGGTTAAATGTATGGATATCTATTATCTAAATGATCCGTCTTTTGTAAAACGCTCTCTTATATTTATATCCGTGAGACGGACCCGTAACATAGTtgtattgaaaaaataatattttttttcatgaatcgaGTCGGATGAAAAAttcatattataaaattaactcATGAAATGGTCTGACATGAGTTTTGGTTTTATCTAAAAACTTTCATATTTCATTTGAAGATTTTCACACTTTGTAAACAAGTTTTGCGTGTATCGCTTTGCTTCGTGGCTCGACACGTAAGTTTGACAATCTAACAACACATCATTCTTCATAAGTTATCTCCAATTGATTGGCTCTTATTATTTTGCATCACATTCtgaaatgttatattttaaataacttttatattataattaattaattcatataaATAAACACTATGTTTTACGTAAATTTAATCTCTATTTTTTCATTACAAAACTAATAAACAAATTAATGATCGTTAAAATTGTCGATATATAagtatatcaatatatcattgACACATAAGAATTTGGACGTGTCtgagatggatttgaaattcatacttATCAATCTGACGTACATGCAATCCCTGTAGCCATGTGCCATAGTACATGAAGTCGATAACCTAAATATCAAAtgcatatttgaaaatttgaaaaacaaatCTATTgtcgataataataaatattttttttcctacttaaaaaaaatcatatcaaataaatGGATCCTATCTAAAATTCCGGACGTGGAAGGAGCATcatcttttgtgagacgatgatatagatatttatttatttatgagacagatcaatcatgtctatttttataataaaaaataatatttttaaatgtaaataagaATTTCTGTAAACAAAATTCATCAATTAGATACTGAGTACGAAGTTCTGCAATTGGTGTTGACATTTATTGACTTTTCATGTTATCCAGCTAAGCTCGTCCAACTTGGAAATTGACCGTTAtagataaatattaaattataattttcagtCATGctctctataatttttttaaatatatattcatgttTACTCTTCGTtcgcatgattttattttatcaaatccattttttttattttctacataaaataatatatcaacCCTTTCTGTCTCTATgtattaatttttgtatttcctaatataattattatgtttaattaaatttgctttttcaaatattctaatttaaataaaatgtacTAAATAAAATAGGGAAAAAAAAAGTCATGAATTGATTTGATATGTACACACAATAGCAACTGTCATTTTAGAAAacaaacatgttttttttttttaaaaaattctttattcatttgtttttttaaaaattatttgaaattaatttagcAAGCATGGGCCCACAGCATTTTCCTCCTATGGTCAATTCGGAAACCAATACTGCGTCGTTTTGTAAACCAAAGTACCAACTTGTCCCATTATCACCTTTCCTACATAGCAACAACCATCTCAATCAAACTCCTCCTCATCAACGCCAACGgcatcattaaatttttaccCTACAGCAATTTCCTCGCGGTCTTTCATCTTTcgtattttgttttcatttccaTGTCGTCTTCCAAATCGTTCTTTTTAAACACGCAGGCTGCGTTCCCTTTTGCTTCGTTCTAAGAAATATTGTCCCTTCAAAGATCTTCTTTTAGATTTTGTTTTTTTCACCCTGCCTCACCAATTAGCTGAATCCTGTGAATATATAGGGACCCTTTTCGAATCGAAGTGGGAGTGTGTAAAAAAGTGAGGATCTTGTTTCTTGAGAGGTTGGATATCGGGAATTTTTTTGATGGCGGGAAATCAAGGGAAATGGAAGGCGTTCATGCCCTTTTTCACTGTCGTGTGTAGCTTTTTGTTGGCATCAATATTTGTTTCTGCTGAGAGAAGCTTAAAGCGAGAATCTTTACCGTATAACGGAACTGGGATTCCGGTTGATGATCCGGATTCAGATCTGTTGACTGATGTTGTGAATTTCCTATGGCAATCAGACGCGTCAGGTTACCAGCATGTTTGGCCGGTGAGTCAAGATTATAGATTCCAGTTTTAGTGTTGAAGCATCGTGATTAAATgcaattcttgattttaaaattttgttttgatcaTAACTTGCATGTATACTGACTTTGaagatttaataattttgaagTATTTATGGCTATTGGTGAGAGGAGTTGGTTTTTGTCAAGGAAACAATTTAAAATGTCGTCAACTTATTATCTATCTGTAATTGGATCGccaacattaattttttttttgtctgttGTAATGCGTATCCATCATGTATTTATTGTCATTGCACGAGGTATGAGAACTGTGCATCGAAATTTGGTCACCCAGGGGAGGATCTAGAAGGGAAGGGAAGCTACcgagtaattttttatttgtatttcttaatataaaatacatgaaattgGCGACCTCTACCTGGTACTTTCCGCAGTAGACCCTGTTGATGGTAGCAGACTATAACTTTTTCCTTAGTTCGACAGACGTACATAATTTGAATTGTACTTGGTTTGTGAAAATCTGTGAACCGAATCATCTTATGGTGTTGTTGGATTTATTATCTTTGTCGTTGCCTTTAATCTATTCCTTGGGTTTGTGACCCATAGGATCTGGAATTCAACTGGCAAATTGTTGTCGGTTCCATAATTGGATTCTTTGGAGCAGCTTTCGGGAGCGTCGGCGGTGTAGGTGGTGGGGGCATATATGTTCCTATGCTTAGTCtgattattggatttgatccaaaatcatcaACTGCTATTTCAAAATGTGAGTCAGAAACATATTTGATTGCCCTGCAATCTTTGcgcatatttttatatttgtttttaagCAACAATGTTAAAACCTTTTGATTTTACGtacatatcattttattgaatttatttaaacgTGATAAGCAAAATATTAGGTCCCTATGCAATCCGGTTAGAATTTATACCTTCAGCTTATGAAGATCGTTTCAAGATAAATGTTCGGTTCAAATCCAAGATTGTTGACGATAATCTCGGGGTCTTGTTGAGTGTGTGAGTGTGTTTGACAAGTAATTTATTATAcatatgaaaatgataaatgCGTTTTCTTGTACAACAGGTATGATCATGGGTGCTGCCGTATCAACTGTTTACTACAATCTTAAACTCAGGCATCCTACCATTGACATGCCCATCATTGATTATGACTTAGCCGTTCTCATCCAACCAATGCTCATGCTGGGAATAAGTATTGGAGTTACTTTCAATGTGCTATTTGCGGATTGGATGGTCACCGTTCTTTTAATCATTCTCTTCATAAGTAATAATTTGGTGTATTAAGTTTTACATGTTAGAATCCTTTTTCTATCTCCTTACTTTATATGCCGATTTCAGCCACATCAACTAGGGCCTTTCTTAAAGGCGTTGAAACATGGAAGAAAGAAACTATTTTGAAGAAGGTGACTATAATCATCATTTACTATTTccatgatttattattttccgTTGTCAAAAATATATGCTTCACCTAGTATGAaagttcaaataattaataGTCCTTTGTTTCTTGTTGCAGGAGGCTGCAAAGCGATTAGAATCAAATGGTGAGTTGATTGATTCCATATCCTTTTCCTTTTTGTCCTTCTCGATTCACTTAATTATTAAGCATGTATGCTTCTGTATTGTTAGGCAGCGGTAAAGATGAAGCAGAATATAAGCTTCTTCCTGGTGGCCCCGTTACGGATAAGGGTGCCAAAGATTCGTCAGAAAGCGAGGTGAGAAGTTTCTCCTAGTATCAAATACTCGAGAAAACCAAAGTCTCCTAGTTATATATCTTGATGTTTTAGGTTGGCATTATTGAGAATGTTTGCTGGAAGGAGTTTGGGCTTCTGGCCTTTGTTTGGTTTGCATTTCTTGCACTTCAGCTGGCTAAGGTGAATATTTCTACCCTTTTACTGCCATATTGGTTTTTTTGGCAATTATTATTAGTTTCTTCAAACTTGTGCAAGCAAGTAAACTTACCGGTATTGAATTGCTGCTACAGAATTACACATCTACTTGTTCGGCATTATACTGGGTGGTGAACTTGCTGCAGGTTTGTGTGTGTGATTATCTAATTAATAGGCAATGTAAAgaaatttgtgtattttgttctGCGCAATCATCCACTTGAGATTCCTTTGCAGATTCCTGTGTCGTTTGGTGTATCTGGTTATGAAGCTCTCTGCCTATACAAGGGATGGCGAAAAATTGAATCCAAGGGAGATTCGGGTACCAATTTGACAGTGCTCCAACTGATTATTTATGGCTTCTTCGGTGTCTTGGCTGGTGTTGTAGGTGGGCTACTAGGTCTTGGTGGTGGATTTATCATGGGTCCACTATTTTTGGAGTTGGGTATTGCTCCACAGGTAAGTTCAAATTCTTTATAACCTAATTGTATTTGACCCGTATACCTAATTACCTCTTGAATCACCATGTATATTAGGAGAAGAATCTGCAATGTTTTTACTGCACGACAAGTAATAACAATTGTTTCTTGCTAATTCTTGGCAAATTATGATCCGTAGCTCTAATGTATAACGTCATTCCCATTTAGGTTTCAAGTGCCACAGCTACTTTTGCCATGATGTTCTCCTCGTCAATGTCAGTGGTTGAGTATTACCTCTTAAATCGTTTTCCGGTTCCTTATGGTAATTGAATTCCGacaataaatgcatattttttcatattgttggtaaaAAAATTCTTGGAACTTTTCGTTTTAAATGATTTGCTGTTCTCCATGGCAGCTCTGTACTTTGTTGCGGTTGCAACTGTTGCTGCATTTGTTGGGCAACATGTCGTTAGAAGAATTATCATTATTTTGGGAAGGGCTTCCATTATCATCTTCATTCTAGCTTTCACGATCTTTGTGAGCGCCATCTCTCTAGGTGAGCACCTTT encodes the following:
- the LOC140979892 gene encoding sulfite exporter TauE/SafE family protein 3-like, with amino-acid sequence MAGNQGKWKAFMPFFTVVCSFLLASIFVSAERSLKRESLPYNGTGIPVDDPDSDLLTDVVNFLWQSDASGYQHVWPDLEFNWQIVVGSIIGFFGAAFGSVGGVGGGGIYVPMLSLIIGFDPKSSTAISKCMIMGAAVSTVYYNLKLRHPTIDMPIIDYDLAVLIQPMLMLGISIGVTFNVLFADWMVTVLLIILFITTSTRAFLKGVETWKKETILKKEAAKRLESNGSGKDEAEYKLLPGGPVTDKGAKDSSESEVGIIENVCWKEFGLLAFVWFAFLALQLAKNYTSTCSALYWVVNLLQIPVSFGVSGYEALCLYKGWRKIESKGDSGTNLTVLQLIIYGFFGVLAGVVGGLLGLGGGFIMGPLFLELGIAPQVSSATATFAMMFSSSMSVVEYYLLNRFPVPYALYFVAVATVAAFVGQHVVRRIIIILGRASIIIFILAFTIFVSAISLGGVGISNMIGKMQRHEYMGFEDLCKYDV